In Anaerolineales bacterium, one DNA window encodes the following:
- the rplI gene encoding 50S ribosomal protein L9 has product MKVLLVKDVYKLGRAGDIKKVADGYGRNFLIPQGFAVLATVGAMKQVERIKAQAEVRRSAQNNELKGIADQIQEVTLIFPAKAGDTGKLYGSITTQDIATALTEQVRFEVKRQQVDIQPIRSLGEFTAHIRLTMDLVPEIKIIVHREGESVESAMEQAVEEKAEKPHKGSSKPKEEPVIEEPATEEAVATAE; this is encoded by the coding sequence ATGAAAGTATTGCTTGTTAAAGATGTCTACAAATTGGGACGCGCCGGAGATATCAAGAAAGTAGCTGACGGCTACGGGCGCAACTTCCTCATCCCGCAGGGATTTGCCGTGCTCGCCACCGTGGGCGCAATGAAACAGGTGGAGAGGATCAAGGCGCAGGCTGAGGTCCGCCGCAGTGCCCAGAACAACGAACTCAAGGGAATTGCCGACCAGATCCAGGAAGTCACGCTGATCTTCCCGGCCAAAGCGGGCGATACCGGTAAACTCTACGGATCCATCACCACTCAGGACATTGCCACCGCACTTACTGAACAGGTGCGCTTTGAAGTAAAGCGCCAGCAGGTGGATATTCAACCCATCCGCTCGCTCGGCGAGTTCACCGCGCACATCCGACTGACCATGGATCTTGTCCCAGAGATCAAGATTATCGTCCACCGCGAAGGTGAAAGCGTCGAGAGTGCAATGGAACAAGCTGTGGAGGAGAAAGCTGAAAAACCTCACAAAGGTTCCAGCAAGCCCAAAGAAGAACCCGTAATTGAAGAACCGGCAACTGAAGAAGCAGTTGCCACAGCCGAATAA
- a CDS encoding DUF4115 domain-containing protein has protein sequence MPESIGQRLKQARATRYLTLEKASEATRIRTVFLQALEADDFSVMPSAAQGRGFLRNYADYLGLDIDEIIAEIQRNAPVPSEVSGPLSEVNLVEMEIPPLTDSRDEKPAHPFLAWLGRRPKAEPSTETASPEPVHEEGLPPQAEVIEIKGEDEALPVEQEQAEVKKEAKPGLISKVKSLFQFSIRKTESETTPEIEEENEPEAAPQIIKETPSLPANVIFAEIGAKLRVRREMLSLTVEEVERHTRMRAVFVKALEAGSFDTLPSPVQTRGMLANYSTFLDLDTETLLLRFADALQARRHEKYGETPRDKIQTEVITSMPFLRTFIAGDLIFGMMMIVILAVLAIWGVGRVLFLQDERNNAVQATAPSILDVIGDGPATPTLELTIVTVGATPLGGEILSTQDAPAPGANANVVVSIFAVERTFVRISVDGQVAFEGRMSPRETKVFEADDQVVVLTGNAAALRITYNGRDLGLMGGVGEVVNRVYLVSGVATPTATIPPTETNTPLVTPSLTPTVTPTVTPPDGG, from the coding sequence ATGCCAGAATCGATCGGGCAACGCCTGAAACAGGCACGCGCAACAAGATATCTTACGCTTGAAAAAGCGTCTGAAGCCACGCGCATCCGCACCGTCTTTTTGCAGGCCCTGGAAGCGGATGATTTTTCCGTCATGCCTTCCGCCGCGCAGGGACGCGGTTTTTTGCGCAATTATGCGGATTATCTCGGGCTGGATATTGATGAGATCATTGCGGAGATCCAGCGTAATGCGCCCGTGCCTTCCGAGGTGAGCGGACCTTTGTCGGAGGTCAATCTTGTCGAGATGGAAATCCCGCCATTAACCGATTCGCGGGATGAGAAGCCAGCGCATCCTTTCCTGGCCTGGCTTGGCCGCCGTCCGAAAGCAGAACCATCCACCGAAACAGCATCCCCTGAACCTGTGCATGAGGAGGGACTTCCTCCGCAAGCAGAAGTGATCGAGATAAAAGGTGAAGATGAGGCACTGCCGGTCGAGCAGGAGCAGGCTGAGGTTAAGAAAGAAGCGAAGCCGGGTCTGATCTCAAAGGTAAAATCCCTTTTCCAATTCAGCATCAGGAAAACAGAATCAGAAACAACTCCTGAGATCGAGGAGGAAAACGAACCTGAGGCTGCACCGCAAATAATAAAAGAAACCCCTTCCCTGCCTGCGAACGTAATCTTTGCAGAGATCGGCGCAAAGCTGCGTGTGCGGCGCGAGATGCTCAGCCTGACCGTGGAAGAAGTGGAACGCCATACGCGTATGCGTGCGGTGTTCGTGAAGGCGTTGGAGGCAGGCTCGTTCGACACCTTGCCGTCGCCTGTGCAAACACGCGGGATGCTTGCAAATTATTCCACCTTCCTAGACCTGGATACTGAAACCCTTCTTTTGCGTTTTGCGGATGCATTGCAGGCAAGGCGGCACGAGAAATATGGGGAAACGCCGCGCGACAAGATTCAAACCGAAGTGATCACCTCCATGCCCTTCCTGCGGACTTTTATTGCGGGGGATTTGATCTTCGGCATGATGATGATCGTTATTCTTGCAGTGCTTGCGATCTGGGGGGTGGGGCGTGTGCTCTTTTTGCAGGATGAACGCAATAACGCTGTTCAAGCCACCGCACCCTCGATTTTGGATGTGATTGGCGATGGCCCAGCGACTCCCACGCTGGAATTGACCATTGTGACAGTCGGGGCTACCCCTCTCGGCGGAGAGATATTGTCCACGCAGGATGCACCGGCACCGGGCGCCAATGCCAATGTGGTGGTAAGCATTTTCGCGGTGGAACGTACTTTTGTGAGAATCTCGGTGGATGGCCAGGTGGCCTTTGAAGGGCGCATGTCCCCGCGTGAGACAAAGGTCTTCGAAGCCGATGACCAGGTGGTGGTGTTGACCGGTAATGCGGCGGCCCTGCGAATCACATATAATGGACGCGATCTGGGGTTGATGGGCGGCGTAGGCGAGGTGGTCAACCGGGTGTATCTGGTCTCCGGCGTTGCGACGCCGACCGCAACCATCCCGCCGACTGAAACAAATACGCCGCTGGTCACACCCTCCTTGACCCCCACAGTCACCCCGACGGTCACACCACCGGATGGCGGATAG
- the rimO gene encoding 30S ribosomal protein S12 methylthiotransferase RimO has product MSKNTFHLVSLGCAKNTVDSDSMAQLLLRDGYRSMDDPSQAAVLIVNTCGFIGPAKAESYRVLDELAKSKRSGQVLIAAGCLTQRYGVEVAQKVHGIDGILGTRRWMDIVQVVKEVRKGTHPEPIYHLPETATVGTDEYDALRVSVAGASAYIKVADGCRRPCAFCAIPLIKGTAVSRPVEAIIHEARTLRDAGVRELVLIAQDTTDYGHDLGMKDGLALLLEQLTDAVPDVDWIRIMYAYPGYITDKLIEVMATREQVLPYLDMPLQHAHPKTLYRMKRPSNMDWVYKTLGKMRATVNDLSMRTTFIVGYPGETDEEFQALYDFVKEIRFDRVGAFQFSFEPGTTSAPLGDPIPASVKQERYERLMELQQSISLQVNQSYVGKTLDVLVEGFDNGISIGRSYRDAPEIDGMVVIEGNATVGEIAPVRITGAMAYDLTGVLAEQPTLIKI; this is encoded by the coding sequence ATGTCAAAAAACACCTTTCATTTAGTGTCATTGGGCTGTGCGAAAAATACGGTCGATTCGGATTCAATGGCGCAATTGCTTTTGCGCGACGGCTATCGTTCGATGGATGACCCGTCGCAAGCGGCCGTGTTGATCGTCAACACCTGCGGTTTTATTGGTCCCGCCAAGGCTGAATCCTATCGCGTGCTGGATGAGCTTGCCAAATCCAAACGCAGCGGGCAGGTGCTGATTGCGGCAGGCTGTCTGACCCAGCGCTACGGTGTGGAAGTGGCGCAAAAAGTCCACGGTATCGACGGTATTCTTGGCACGCGCCGCTGGATGGATATTGTGCAGGTGGTGAAGGAAGTACGCAAAGGGACACACCCTGAGCCGATCTATCATTTGCCTGAAACGGCGACCGTTGGCACGGATGAATATGATGCGTTGCGCGTCAGTGTGGCCGGCGCAAGTGCCTACATCAAAGTGGCGGATGGCTGCCGCCGTCCCTGCGCGTTTTGTGCGATTCCGCTTATCAAAGGCACGGCGGTTTCCCGTCCTGTTGAGGCGATCATTCATGAAGCGCGGACGTTGCGTGATGCGGGCGTGCGCGAACTTGTATTGATCGCACAGGATACAACAGATTACGGCCACGACCTGGGCATGAAGGACGGACTCGCACTCCTGCTCGAACAATTGACGGATGCCGTTCCCGATGTGGATTGGATCCGCATCATGTATGCCTATCCGGGCTACATCACGGATAAACTCATCGAAGTAATGGCAACGCGGGAGCAGGTTTTGCCCTACCTGGATATGCCGCTCCAGCACGCGCACCCGAAAACTTTGTACCGCATGAAGCGTCCGTCCAATATGGATTGGGTATACAAAACGCTGGGAAAAATGCGCGCGACCGTGAATGACCTGTCCATGCGTACGACGTTTATTGTTGGTTATCCCGGTGAAACGGATGAGGAATTCCAGGCTCTGTATGATTTTGTGAAGGAGATCCGCTTTGACCGCGTGGGAGCCTTCCAGTTTTCCTTCGAGCCCGGGACAACCTCCGCGCCTTTGGGCGACCCGATACCCGCTTCCGTTAAACAGGAACGGTACGAACGCCTGATGGAACTCCAGCAGAGCATTTCGCTTCAGGTGAATCAATCGTATGTGGGTAAAACGTTGGATGTATTGGTGGAGGGTTTCGACAACGGCATATCCATTGGTCGTTCCTACCGCGATGCCCCTGAAATTGACGGCATGGTCGTCATTGAAGGAAACGCTACAGTTGGGGAGATCGCCCCTGTGAGGATCACCGGGGCCATGGCCTATGACCTGACGGGCGTCCTGGCGGAACAACCAACACTGATAAAAATATAA
- a CDS encoding CopD family protein: protein MAAPSTWILAVIFWLHMLATVTWIGSLAAINILVLPASQRTLKLADQLGFISALQKRLEPLAWFCMGILLVTGLFQLSTSPHYDGFLSLSTQWSLAILVKHGLAVVMVVVSAIQTWEVLPAIQRTLLKKEKADENELARLQQKELLILRVNLLLSALILGATALARVS from the coding sequence ATGGCCGCACCTTCAACATGGATCCTGGCCGTCATCTTCTGGCTGCACATGCTGGCAACCGTTACGTGGATCGGAAGTCTCGCCGCGATCAACATCCTCGTCCTGCCCGCTTCGCAACGGACCTTGAAGCTGGCTGACCAATTGGGCTTTATCTCCGCCCTGCAAAAGCGGCTGGAGCCGCTCGCCTGGTTCTGCATGGGCATCCTGCTGGTGACGGGGCTCTTCCAGCTCAGCACCAGTCCGCATTATGACGGCTTTCTCTCGCTCAGCACACAATGGTCTTTGGCAATCCTCGTCAAGCATGGGCTGGCCGTCGTCATGGTTGTGGTCAGCGCGATCCAAACCTGGGAGGTGCTGCCCGCCATACAGCGTACTTTGCTTAAAAAAGAGAAGGCGGATGAGAATGAACTGGCCAGATTGCAGCAAAAGGAGCTGCTCATCCTGCGGGTCAATCTACTGCTCTCTGCGTTAATCCTCGGAGCGACTGCTCTGGCAAGGGTATCGTAA